CGGGGATGGGGCTCTGTCAGGGCAAGACCTGTCGCCGATTGGTCACTCAAATCCTCGCCAGACAAACGGGTCAGCCAATGGGCGATATCCTTCCCTCGACCTTTCGTCCGCCGGTGAGGCCGATTGCACTGGGCATACTGTCGTCAGTGGAGGGAGAGGAAGAAGACGATGTTCCCTGATGTAGTGATAATCGGTGGGGGAATCGTTGGGTGCTCTTGCGCGTACTACCTCTCCCGCGAAGGAGTGAAAGTCCACTTGGTGGAAAGGGGCTCGATCGCGTCAGGAACCTCTGGGGCCTGTGAAGGTAACATCTTGCAGTGGGATAAGCAGCCTGGGATTGAGTTGAAATTGGGGATTGCCAGCGCATTCTTATGGGAAACCTTAGCCGAGGAACTCCCGTTAGACATAGAATACGTGAAGAAGGGCAGCATACTGGTCGCTGAGAACCAAGAGGGTTTAGACAGTGCTGGGCAAATAGTGAAATCGCTGCAGAACGAGGGGGTACCCTGCCAACTGGCGACTCGGGAAGACCTCCTTGAGTTAGAACCGAACCTGGCTCCCGACATCACCGGTGGCGCCATTTTCCCGGAAGACGCCCAGGTCCAACCCATGCTGGCCACAATTGCCCTGGGCCAGGCCGCAAAAGACCAGGGTGCGGTTATCCATACCTTCACTGAAGTGAAAAACATCGAACTCTCCCCTGAGCGATCGGTAGTTGCGGTGAATACAACAGCGGGTCGAATCCCCACCCGAGCCATAGTGAATGCGGCGGGAGTGTGGAGCAATGCGATTGGGAAAATGGTTGACCTGGATATACCGGTGCTCCCGCGCAAAGGGCACATAGTCGTTACTGAACCGGTGGCCAACATAGTCAATTGCAAGATGATGGAGGCCGGCTATACACAGGCAGTGGAAAGCGATGAGCGAGGGCTCGCTATCGCGGCAGTGGTCGAACACACCTTGAGCGGTAACATATTATTGGGAAGCAGTCGCGAATTCGTGGGCTTTGACCGCTCTGTGAATCCCGACGTCATCCGCGCTATTGTGGCCCGCGCCCTTCGTTTCTTCCCTGCTCTAAAGAACATTCATGCCATCCGCACCTACGCAGGGCTAAGACCATATACGCCGGATCACCGTCCTATCATTGCCGAGGCAGACACTGTGAAGGGCTTCTATGTGGCCACCGGACACGAGGGGGCTGGCATCTGCTTGGGTCCTATCACCGGCAAACTGATCGCTCAGATGCTAACCGGTCAAGCAACAGATCTGCCGATAGAACAGTTATCGTTATCTCGTTTCGACGACTGATTATGATAGATGGAAGGTTGACAAGTTTCGGTTTTTGATGCTATATACAAGGCAGCAAACATCAAGGAAAACGCGGCGGTCTGAAGAGTTGGGAAAGGAGGTGATAGAAGCGTAGGTACAAAGAATTTCGGTCGGCTATTTCAAACTGGAGAATGGTGAAATCAAAAAGGAGGAATCACCATGAGAGGGAAGTTTCTGACCGTGACGCTTGTCGTCCTAGTTCTCAGCCTGGTTGTGGCCGCTTGTGCTCCGGCAACTCCAGCACCGACGCCGGAGAAGGTGGTGGAAACCAAGATCGTCGAGAAGGTGGTTACACCCACGCCACCCCCAGCGCCGAAGCCTATCAAAATCGGCCTACCCGTGATCCTCACCGGGCCAGATACCTACGTGTTCGGCGAGATGGTTCGAGACGCCGCACAACTGGCCGTGGAGGAGATCAACGCTGCGGGTGGAGTTTTGGGCAGGCCGCTGGAACTCGTCGTTATGGATGATGCCGGAGACCCCGCACAAGCCGTGGCCGTGGCACACAAGTTCTGCGAGGACCCCGAAATCGTAGCCGTCATTGGCCACACCTTCAGTGGTACCACGATCCCCACTCTGCCCATCTACAATGAGTGCCGGTTGGCCCAACTCGAACTCGGCAGCAACCCGCGTATATGTGTGATGGGCTATGACCACGTGTTCCGCATCACATGCGCGAACGACCTGATCACCGGCTACGCCGGAGCAGATTACGTGGTCGACAAACTGGGCATCAAGTCCGTGGCCGTCATCCACAACAAGACGATGTGGGGCGAGGCCGTGGCGACGGTGTTTATGAAGAGGTGCGAGGAGCTGGGCGTGAAGGTAACCAGCTTCCAGGGTGTAGACCAAAACGCCGTGGACTTCACCCCTACCCTCACCAAGGTCAATGCGGAGAACCCAGAGGCGGTGTACTTTGCTGGCTACTCCGAGAGCGCTTTGGTGCGCAATCAGATGGTGGACTTGGGGATGAAGCAGTATTACATCGCCGCCGAAGCCACCAGTTCAGAATATGTTGACGCTGTGAAAGAGAGAGGCATCGGCACGCTTGCCCCCACTGCTGCTCCTCCCCTTGACTTCAGGCCGGAGACGAGAAAATTCACCGAAGCCTTTAGGGAGAGGTGGGGTAGAGACCCCGAGGAGTGGTCTCCGGTCTACTACGATATAGTCTACGCCCTCGCTGCTGCCATCAAGCACGCTGGCACTACCGACCGAGAGGCCATCATCAAGGCCCTGCATGAGATCGAGGTCCCCAGTATTGTGCACCCCGGCGGCTTGGCGTGGGATGCCACTGGAGAGCCAAAGCATCCTGTCGCCTTCGTCTGGGAACTCCAGCCCGACTTGCAGATGAAGGTCGTGTATGTCTGGGAAGGGACACCGCCTTACCAAACCATGTCGTACGAGGAGTACAAGGCTCTCGTCGAGTCGTTGCTGGGGAAATAGCAAGCTGAAATGGGCTTGGTTGACGAGGAGACTCGGCAACCAAGCCCATAAGTTTAACTTTATTCCACATTTTGGGGGGAGGGACAAATAATATTATGACCACTTTCGTGCAGCAATCTTTGAATGGCTTAACCATTGGCATGATTTATGCCCTAATCGCTTTGGGCTACTCCATGGTTTACGGCGTTTTGAAAATGGTGAATTTTGCCCACGGGGATTTGTGCGTTCTAGGCGCTATGTTCTCTCTCATTTTGCTCCGGGCAACGGGTATTACAAAGGGTCGCCTGAATATTATCGAGGTCCCGTTGACCGGCACAAGACTCCTGGGGGTTCTAGCGATGGTTTTCTTGGGTGGGATGCTTTGCTCCGCGATCACCTCCCTGATCATTGAGAGGTTAGTCTATCGCCCGTTAAGGCGGGCCTCTATTTTAACGGTTTTGGTCAGCGCCTTGGGGGTTTCCATCGCTTTGGAAAACGCGATGATGCTCGTCTTTGGGCGCCAGCAGAAAAGTTTCCCATCGCTCTTGCAGAAAACATATTTCACTATCATGGGGGCCACTTACTCAAATTTGCAGGTGTTTATCGCCCTATTGACTATCTCCTTACTGGTAGGCCTGTTCTATCTCGTAAACAAAACCACCTTGGGGAGATGTATTAGAGC
This portion of the Chloroflexota bacterium genome encodes:
- a CDS encoding (2Fe-2S)-binding protein; this translates as MAEEDLIICRCEEVSLNEILAAIQEGARTINEVKRRTRAGMGLCQGKTCRRLVTQILARQTGQPMGDILPSTFRPPVRPIALGILSSVEGEEEDDVP
- a CDS encoding FAD-binding oxidoreductase, producing MFPDVVIIGGGIVGCSCAYYLSREGVKVHLVERGSIASGTSGACEGNILQWDKQPGIELKLGIASAFLWETLAEELPLDIEYVKKGSILVAENQEGLDSAGQIVKSLQNEGVPCQLATREDLLELEPNLAPDITGGAIFPEDAQVQPMLATIALGQAAKDQGAVIHTFTEVKNIELSPERSVVAVNTTAGRIPTRAIVNAAGVWSNAIGKMVDLDIPVLPRKGHIVVTEPVANIVNCKMMEAGYTQAVESDERGLAIAAVVEHTLSGNILLGSSREFVGFDRSVNPDVIRAIVARALRFFPALKNIHAIRTYAGLRPYTPDHRPIIAEADTVKGFYVATGHEGAGICLGPITGKLIAQMLTGQATDLPIEQLSLSRFDD
- a CDS encoding branched-chain amino acid ABC transporter substrate-binding protein, with translation MRGKFLTVTLVVLVLSLVVAACAPATPAPTPEKVVETKIVEKVVTPTPPPAPKPIKIGLPVILTGPDTYVFGEMVRDAAQLAVEEINAAGGVLGRPLELVVMDDAGDPAQAVAVAHKFCEDPEIVAVIGHTFSGTTIPTLPIYNECRLAQLELGSNPRICVMGYDHVFRITCANDLITGYAGADYVVDKLGIKSVAVIHNKTMWGEAVATVFMKRCEELGVKVTSFQGVDQNAVDFTPTLTKVNAENPEAVYFAGYSESALVRNQMVDLGMKQYYIAAEATSSEYVDAVKERGIGTLAPTAAPPLDFRPETRKFTEAFRERWGRDPEEWSPVYYDIVYALAAAIKHAGTTDREAIIKALHEIEVPSIVHPGGLAWDATGEPKHPVAFVWELQPDLQMKVVYVWEGTPPYQTMSYEEYKALVESLLGK
- a CDS encoding branched-chain amino acid ABC transporter permease, with translation MTTFVQQSLNGLTIGMIYALIALGYSMVYGVLKMVNFAHGDLCVLGAMFSLILLRATGITKGRLNIIEVPLTGTRLLGVLAMVFLGGMLCSAITSLIIERLVYRPLRRASILTVLVSALGVSIALENAMMLVFGRQQKSFPSLLQKTYFTIMGATYSNLQVFIALLTISLLVGLFYLVNKTTLGRCIRAVAEDKDMAGLLGIDVNRVIVAVFALGASLGAVAGISHAMYYGQTYYLTGYQLMILGWASAVIGGIGDMRGCVIAGLLIGLLEAVGGGYLPILTGGLLGADYRRIFVFLVLIITLAIKPSGILGKPEVIVKA